The window AAATGAGGACTCTCAATCATTGATTTCATTTGGCATAAGCAAAAAGGATGTCCGGCGGGGTCAAACATAACTCTCCAATCATTAGAAAATTGCTCATCTGCAATTGTTGCTCCACAATGGACTGCATGTTGAACCGCTTTTTCTAAATCATTAACAGCGAAGTCTATATGTGCCATTTGCTGTTGCGTTTCAGGCTCTTCCGGCCACACAGGCGGTTTATACTCAGGATTCCGTTGAAACATTATACCAGGATATGTTCCCTGATTGGTTCCCGGAGCGTATACACATGCCCATTCTTCATCGATCAACATCATTTCCCACTTAAGCAGCGATGCATAAAATTTTGCTAATTCATGCGGGTCTTTGCAATCCACCGTAAACGAGTACATTTTGATTTTTAATTCATCATTCATAATGCTGATACCTCCTTAAAAAATAATCTATACTAAACTTCCATTACTTCACTCTGCCCAATCTCCCGATAAGCCAAAACTCATCCTTCCTTTTTTCGTTATAATAAACAACTCCTTCACAAATCAGAATTCAGCTGAGCAAACAGTATATAATTATCCCTTGCTGAACTTGAAGCAAATACTTTTTAAATTCGTACCCAACAAAGTACTTTGACTCTATCACATCATCAGAAACTTCCTCTCCGCGATAAAATGGAGGACAGGGATTTAATATCGCTCCATCATTCGCCATATCCATTATTTCCTTTGTAATCTGACAATTTCTAAAATCCTCAAGTACATTTGAAGGCAATGAATCCGTACAAATAATGTCTTTGCCGCTTATGGCTTCTGTTACGTAGTTGTACGTCATCAAACCATTTATCTCATAGCCGTTACCACAACATTGTGATAATTCAAAGCCCATGGCATCAGAAGCCTCTTTCCAAGCCAACCCTATATTTCCTAACGCTCCGCAAAATAAGTATTTATCATGAATAAAATCTTTCCTTATCTTTGAAAGTGCGTACATATCTGTGAGTATCTCGCATGGATGGTTTACATCTGTCATTGCATTTATAACTGGTGCTCTTAAATATTTGGCCAGCTGTTCCAGTATGTGTATATTCCTATGTCTTACTACAATAACATCTGCCCAGTTATTTAAATACCCGCATACATCTCTCAAATCTTCTTTTTTATCAAGCGCTTCATTGGGAAATAATATAGGTTGTCCTCCTAATAAATGTATCCCCTTTTCAAATGTGACACGCGTTCTAATACTTGAACTTGGGAAGAATAAGACTACACTTTTCCCTTTTAGTATATCAATGTATTTACCGCACTGAATTTCATCTGAAATCCTGAAAATATCATATATCTCCCTTGACTTTAAATCCGTTAATCTGATCAGACTTTTCAAACAGATCCCTCCATATCTTCCGTTTGATAAATTACAATCCATTTATTTTCGTTAAATTTGCTACAAGCCTCCACTTGCTTTGAATTGTTAA of the Lacrimispora indolis DSM 755 genome contains:
- a CDS encoding VOC family protein, which encodes MNDELKIKMYSFTVDCKDPHELAKFYASLLKWEMMLIDEEWACVYAPGTNQGTYPGIMFQRNPEYKPPVWPEEPETQQQMAHIDFAVNDLEKAVQHAVHCGATIADEQFSNDWRVMFDPAGHPFCLCQMKSMIESPHFALL
- a CDS encoding ornithine carbamoyltransferase; translated protein: MKSLIRLTDLKSREIYDIFRISDEIQCGKYIDILKGKSVVLFFPSSSIRTRVTFEKGIHLLGGQPILFPNEALDKKEDLRDVCGYLNNWADVIVVRHRNIHILEQLAKYLRAPVINAMTDVNHPCEILTDMYALSKIRKDFIHDKYLFCGALGNIGLAWKEASDAMGFELSQCCGNGYEINGLMTYNYVTEAISGKDIICTDSLPSNVLEDFRNCQITKEIMDMANDGAILNPCPPFYRGEEVSDDVIESKYFVGYEFKKYLLQVQQGIIIYCLLS